One genomic region from Henningerozyma blattae CBS 6284 chromosome 2, complete genome encodes:
- the TBLA0B02260 gene encoding uncharacterized protein — protein sequence MDNTPETSRIHIEENSLLLFTKNNDNTKKTKDFLGKKNDRYLKELNISHSKQSTNKTLIPSWFQKTIKDPLLKDDLDYCSILYMMNYISLNINMKNCFKANNFMLRPVWKMKNYNNLESLFDKTMSKKNLNIINSLIFPRNFINCKRDYFALKKFVFHLKKTLFQICHIESLKEEENSLTIWFNLIQIYIRFMISRQLNIEKNLKNKLSKNKIDVNNIFDEFWNQYFIFRVGESEEDWNKFNADLKYFYGERFKYDKFQSSYTSRFQEPKLDKNFGIFSIKKK from the coding sequence ATGGATAACACTCCTGAAACAAGTAGAATTcatattgaagaaaatagtctattattatttactaaaaataatgataatacgAAAAAGACTAAGGATTTTctaggaaaaaaaaatgaccGTTacttaaaagaattaaacaTATCACATTCTAAGCaatcaacaaataaaactttaattCCATCCTGGTTTCAAAAAACTATTAAAGATCCTCTTCTTAAAGATGATTTAGACTATTGTTCGATATTGTATatgatgaattatattagtttaaatattaatatgaaaaattgttttaaagCTAATAATTTCATGTTAAGACCTGTTtggaaaatgaagaattataataatttagaatctCTTTTTGACAAGACAAtgagtaaaaaaaatttgaatataataaatagtttaatatttccaaGAAACTTCATTAATTGTAAAAGAGACTATTTTGCATTAAAAAAGTTTGTTTtccatttaaaaaaaacactcTTCCAAATTTGTCATATAGAAAgtttaaaagaagaagaaaatagcCTTACAATTTGgtttaatttaattcaaatatatatccGATTCATGATATCAAGGCAATtgaatatagaaaaaaatcttaaaaataaactctctaaaaataaaatagatgtaaataatatttttgatgaattttGGAATCAGTACTTTATATTTAGAGTTGGAGAATCAGAAGAAGATtggaataaatttaatgctgatttgaaatatttttatggAGAAAGATTTAAGTatgataaatttcaatCATCTTATACTAGTCGATTTCAGGAACCTAAACTTGATAAAAACTTTggtattttttcaataaaaaagaaatga